Proteins encoded by one window of Halobacteriovorax sp. GB3:
- the lptB gene encoding LPS export ABC transporter ATP-binding protein — protein sequence METAYLEAKGLKKTYGGRTVVKDVGLKVEQGEVVGLLGPNGAGKTTSFYMIVGLVKADEGTITLSGDELTEYPIHIRALKGVGYLPQEASVFRDLTVEENIFAVLENRALPRQKKKTLLENLIGDFGLNHIRTSKGSALSGGERRRVEIARALALEPKFVLLDEPFAGVDPLAVSDIQNVITGLKRRNIGVLITDHNVRETLGIVDRAYIMNSGELLVSGTPDEIVNNERARKFYLGEEFRM from the coding sequence ATGGAAACTGCTTACTTAGAGGCTAAAGGCCTTAAAAAAACATACGGTGGTCGAACAGTCGTTAAAGATGTTGGACTGAAAGTAGAACAAGGCGAGGTTGTTGGCCTTCTTGGTCCAAACGGAGCGGGAAAAACAACTTCTTTTTATATGATCGTAGGGCTTGTAAAGGCCGATGAAGGAACGATTACTCTATCTGGTGATGAATTAACAGAATATCCAATTCACATCAGGGCCTTAAAAGGCGTTGGTTATTTACCACAAGAGGCGAGCGTATTTCGCGATCTAACGGTGGAAGAAAATATTTTTGCTGTATTAGAAAATAGAGCTCTTCCAAGGCAGAAAAAGAAAACACTCCTCGAAAATTTGATCGGGGATTTTGGTCTAAACCATATTCGAACTTCCAAGGGCTCTGCGCTTTCTGGGGGGGAGAGAAGAAGGGTTGAGATTGCACGAGCACTGGCATTGGAGCCTAAGTTTGTCCTTCTCGATGAGCCTTTTGCAGGTGTTGACCCATTAGCTGTAAGTGACATTCAAAATGTTATTACAGGCTTGAAAAGAAGAAATATCGGTGTCCTCATTACGGACCACAATGTTAGAGAAACTCTTGGCATTGTTGATAGAGCTTATATCATGAATAGTGGAGAGCTCTTAGTAAGTGGAACACCTGATGAAATTGTTAATAATGAGAGAGCACGGAAGTTTTATCTCGGTGAAGAGTTCAGGATGTAA
- the lptC gene encoding LPS export ABC transporter periplasmic protein LptC yields the protein MSIRFQRLIPNSYWAFEALFTESKDGSRMSGKRHLFIIGTFFLFSLLLIVAGQNNSWKRTFVNNEAIKMVKDIYSSESYFSNVNYFLMENEKPTMHLDSTELSIDGVSEDVIFSNPKGVFFTEDQKPIHYIAQRGLWIKKTENLILNDNIEVRHNDSIITTDKMTYNALDGELTAKGNVHSTSRSENGLEDIEILSEQLLSYPMKNWSRFLGNVRGKVNRKRAYEESIQFWSDQLELDMISNLSKLDGNVRFKKQRVTATSLRGEIFLENYNKKLKYFTLYDDVVVKERVIIGLKPDGTPGEQFERKAFSDKLEGFMKDRTLVLTGYPKVIQRGDVIKGNIITLREDSEIVEVDDANSNFNIR from the coding sequence ATGAGCATAAGATTTCAAAGACTTATCCCTAATTCTTATTGGGCCTTTGAAGCATTATTTACAGAAAGCAAGGACGGCTCTCGCATGAGTGGAAAGAGGCATCTCTTTATCATTGGAACATTTTTTCTCTTTAGTTTGCTCCTTATCGTTGCTGGGCAAAATAATTCTTGGAAAAGAACATTCGTAAATAATGAGGCCATAAAAATGGTTAAGGATATTTACAGTTCTGAGAGTTATTTCTCCAATGTGAATTACTTTCTCATGGAAAATGAAAAACCTACCATGCACCTGGATTCCACTGAGCTATCTATTGATGGTGTTAGTGAAGATGTTATTTTCTCAAATCCTAAGGGCGTCTTTTTTACTGAAGATCAAAAGCCAATTCACTATATTGCTCAAAGAGGTTTATGGATTAAGAAAACTGAGAACCTCATCCTCAATGACAACATCGAAGTTCGTCACAACGATTCGATCATCACAACGGATAAAATGACTTACAACGCTTTGGACGGTGAACTTACGGCCAAGGGAAATGTTCACAGTACGAGCCGCAGTGAAAATGGTCTCGAGGATATTGAAATCCTCTCTGAGCAATTGCTCTCATACCCAATGAAAAACTGGAGTCGCTTTCTTGGAAATGTTCGCGGGAAGGTTAATCGCAAGAGGGCCTACGAAGAGAGTATCCAGTTTTGGTCAGATCAGCTTGAATTGGATATGATTTCTAACTTGTCGAAATTAGATGGTAACGTAAGGTTTAAAAAACAAAGGGTTACAGCGACTTCTCTTCGCGGGGAAATCTTTTTAGAAAACTATAACAAAAAGCTCAAGTATTTCACTTTGTATGACGATGTAGTTGTTAAGGAGAGAGTAATCATCGGGTTGAAACCTGATGGAACTCCCGGTGAGCAGTTTGAGCGTAAGGCCTTTTCTGACAAATTAGAAGGCTTTATGAAAGACCGAACACTCGTCCTTACGGGCTACCCAAAAGTCATCCAAAGAGGTGATGTCATCAAGGGCAATATTATTACGCTTCGTGAGGATAGTGAAATTGTTGAAGTCGATGATGCCAATTCAAACTTCAACATTAGGTAG
- the mutS gene encoding DNA mismatch repair protein MutS, with product MSIKTLEDLLQKGVKLTPMMKQYYDIKKNYQDHMLLFRMGDFYEVFFDDAENAAKILNIARTHRGKLGDTPIPMAGIPHHAAITYIDRITAHGLKVAICEQVEDPKEAKGIVKRAVTQVVSPGMPFDLEKAEGSEHRYMASGAIVDNKYYLTAIDFTTGEFTGQILDTFEDFVNRLRMIAPKEFITFLGQWDEYPALETLIDATGILKTHLSSEYFESKYTELYIEKLIPAFKRDKIISLNEKILSPVGALSYYICSTQSAEEFYHIRPFRMVSNKGVMKVTLPTLTGLEILPRTREQYKDSLLGFLDKTQTSLGSRMLRNIFLSPLCDKKEIEKRHDLIDYLINDEDLLDLIREELAEVRDLERIMAKISTGKANAGDLLNIANANLVYKKLLPELEKLPVDVLESFNKKDLKTLQDLSAKIVNTINDEIGASLDKGNLIRSGADEKRDRLAKLSQGAANELLDLEARYREETGIVKLKIKSNNVAGYFIEVSKIHSDKVPGNFIRRQTLVNSERYTTEELTTFEKEVITAKEKLERLEREIFKGIIQEVASLNTLIMKLSDVIATLDSFQSFAWIAIQEDFQRPVFTEGKKQIQLQGMWHPLIKSIIRDQFVPHDLSLDESVYFGLITGPNMAGKTTVMREVAIVQLLAQVGSFVPAQKAELGLCDYLFSRLGASDDILKGQSTFMVEMAETAEILRHATEKSLIILDEVGRGTSTYDGMSIAWALVEHFVQKTKALCLFATHYHELIDLADGLEQAKNLTVETQNNNGDVQFLYRLVEKGASQSFGIYVAKLAGLPKTILNRSSELLCTLESDEKSQIQTTITKEEPESIQSGTQLTFFGDVHLEPEIPEHLKNLESQVQTLDINNMTPLQAINKLDQLRQLLQ from the coding sequence TTGAGTATCAAAACGTTGGAAGACCTTTTACAAAAAGGTGTGAAACTCACACCAATGATGAAGCAATACTATGACATCAAAAAGAACTACCAAGACCACATGCTCCTTTTTCGCATGGGTGACTTTTATGAAGTCTTCTTTGATGATGCTGAGAATGCTGCAAAGATTTTGAATATTGCAAGAACTCATCGAGGTAAGCTTGGAGATACGCCTATTCCAATGGCCGGAATCCCTCACCATGCAGCGATTACTTACATCGATCGAATTACGGCCCATGGTTTAAAAGTCGCTATTTGCGAGCAAGTAGAAGACCCAAAAGAAGCAAAAGGAATCGTAAAAAGAGCCGTCACTCAGGTCGTCTCTCCTGGAATGCCTTTCGACTTAGAAAAAGCTGAAGGATCAGAGCATCGCTATATGGCCAGTGGGGCGATCGTTGATAACAAGTATTACTTAACAGCAATTGACTTTACAACGGGTGAATTCACCGGACAAATTCTCGATACATTTGAAGACTTCGTTAATCGTCTTCGCATGATTGCGCCTAAAGAGTTTATTACTTTCCTTGGTCAGTGGGATGAATACCCAGCACTTGAGACTCTTATTGATGCAACAGGTATTCTTAAGACTCACCTTTCTAGCGAATACTTTGAATCAAAATATACAGAGCTCTACATTGAAAAGCTTATTCCGGCCTTCAAAAGAGATAAGATCATCTCACTCAATGAAAAGATCCTCTCTCCAGTCGGTGCTCTTTCATACTATATTTGCTCTACTCAATCAGCTGAAGAGTTCTATCATATTAGACCTTTTAGAATGGTAAGTAATAAAGGCGTTATGAAAGTAACACTTCCAACGCTTACAGGTCTTGAGATTCTCCCAAGAACGCGAGAACAATATAAAGACTCCCTTTTGGGCTTTCTAGATAAAACTCAAACATCTCTTGGTTCAAGAATGCTGAGAAATATTTTTCTCTCACCTCTTTGCGATAAGAAAGAAATTGAAAAACGCCACGACCTCATCGACTATCTCATTAATGATGAGGACCTTCTCGATCTTATTCGAGAAGAGCTCGCAGAAGTTCGTGACCTCGAGAGAATTATGGCAAAGATCTCAACAGGAAAGGCCAATGCAGGAGACCTTCTCAATATTGCCAATGCAAACCTTGTTTATAAGAAGCTTCTTCCTGAACTAGAAAAACTTCCAGTAGATGTTCTTGAAAGTTTTAATAAGAAAGATCTGAAAACTCTTCAAGACCTCTCAGCAAAAATAGTTAATACAATTAATGATGAGATTGGAGCAAGCCTCGACAAAGGGAACCTCATCCGCTCAGGTGCAGATGAAAAGAGAGACCGACTTGCAAAACTCTCTCAAGGAGCGGCCAATGAACTTCTTGATCTTGAAGCACGCTACCGCGAAGAGACGGGAATTGTTAAACTAAAAATTAAATCTAATAATGTTGCCGGATACTTTATTGAAGTTTCTAAGATTCATTCAGATAAAGTTCCAGGGAATTTCATCAGACGTCAGACTCTTGTAAACTCAGAGCGCTACACAACTGAAGAACTTACGACTTTTGAAAAAGAAGTCATTACGGCCAAGGAAAAATTAGAGCGTCTTGAAAGAGAGATTTTCAAAGGGATTATTCAAGAGGTTGCCTCATTAAATACTCTTATTATGAAACTCTCTGATGTCATTGCGACTCTTGACTCATTTCAAAGTTTCGCATGGATCGCCATTCAAGAAGACTTTCAAAGACCGGTCTTCACAGAAGGAAAAAAGCAAATTCAACTTCAAGGAATGTGGCACCCTCTCATCAAATCCATTATTAGAGATCAATTTGTACCGCACGACTTATCTCTTGATGAGTCTGTTTATTTTGGTTTAATTACAGGTCCCAACATGGCCGGTAAGACAACGGTTATGCGTGAAGTTGCCATCGTGCAATTACTTGCTCAAGTTGGTTCATTCGTCCCAGCTCAAAAAGCAGAGCTTGGACTTTGTGATTACCTCTTCTCTCGCCTAGGTGCCAGTGATGATATTCTAAAAGGTCAATCGACATTCATGGTTGAAATGGCCGAAACAGCAGAGATTTTAAGACACGCAACAGAGAAATCACTTATCATTCTCGATGAAGTGGGACGAGGAACATCGACTTACGACGGGATGAGTATTGCGTGGGCGCTTGTTGAGCACTTTGTTCAAAAAACAAAGGCCCTTTGCCTCTTTGCAACTCACTATCATGAATTAATTGATCTCGCCGATGGGCTCGAACAAGCAAAGAACTTAACGGTTGAGACTCAAAACAATAATGGTGACGTTCAATTTCTCTACCGTCTGGTAGAAAAAGGAGCATCACAATCATTTGGTATTTATGTCGCAAAGCTTGCAGGACTTCCTAAGACCATTTTAAATCGTTCAAGTGAGCTCTTATGTACACTTGAAAGTGATGAGAAATCTCAAATTCAAACGACAATCACAAAAGAAGAACCAGAGAGTATTCAATCAGGTACTCAGCTAACATTCTTTGGCGATGTTCATCTAGAGCCAGAGATTCCAGAGCATTTAAAGAATCTTGAGTCTCAAGTACAAACTCTCGATATCAATAACATGACTCCTCTTCAGGCCATTAATAAGCTCGATCAACTAAGACAATTACTTCAATAA
- a CDS encoding ATP-binding protein has protein sequence MLLKKFNNLSIKLRTSLFFGLLLAIFTIRHFIFVNISNNVDRNVHNLENLVQVSIDVMNINKEISDLQRNTLVYSTTGSSSVYEKMIKTHQKVLTNLRAISLKMIQDNKREVVSDMIVVLKRYEDNLMDLRLRHKNREEFLNKKLPAIIDKGEQDLNSLINRLKNKQSKNYIETNQILKEWLKSYLLAKAFLEKRDYGIKKKTLSYFTDMSKRINSLNIDESEKNILLKNVKDFRNIFNRSIQVNRVYLSLINVVMAGEAFEFTRLADRLTKLSLTELEQIKEVNRKQFEESNHYLNIFFIVSIIVIIITLLYFSKFIVNRISEISYAFKKLTDGKVESVIPYVEYSDEIGRLANAANSYKSLNEEVLIEKERVEKLAKSKSEFLANMSHEIRTPMNGILGMVSILSESDLSDKQRKMLETIDSCGESLLTILNDILDLSKVEAGTIEFESEFHSLKSLIYDIHFLFNSNAKSKGIEYECHIEDAKNAPDLIKTDITRLKQILINFISNAVKFTNEGRVEFLIRYKELDKSLYQFEFEVRDSGIGIEKDSISKLFDSFTQADSSITRKFGGTGLGLAISKKLSDLMGGEIVVESEVGKGSIFKLRINLEGKNDTSEESQVKEASPLEPNSKLDILVVEDNDINIKVLKMVLKNFNQDCDISKNGQLAVEATTNKEYDLIFMDMQMPVMDGISATKIIRTLDKGRSPRIYALTANAFEEDRKRCFDAGMNGFLTKPIRSEKVLEVLTEVQKEKKMGA, from the coding sequence GTGCTCTTAAAGAAATTTAACAATCTTTCTATAAAACTTAGAACATCTCTGTTCTTTGGATTGCTTTTAGCAATCTTTACGATTCGTCATTTTATTTTTGTTAATATTTCTAATAATGTTGATCGCAACGTTCATAACCTTGAAAATCTTGTTCAGGTTTCTATTGATGTTATGAATATCAATAAAGAGATTTCTGACCTTCAAAGAAATACTCTTGTCTATAGTACAACGGGAAGCAGTTCCGTCTATGAGAAAATGATTAAAACCCATCAAAAGGTTTTAACGAACTTGAGAGCAATTTCATTAAAAATGATTCAAGATAATAAAAGAGAAGTTGTTAGCGACATGATTGTCGTTTTAAAAAGATATGAAGACAACTTAATGGATCTTCGCCTTCGTCATAAAAATCGAGAAGAGTTTCTTAATAAAAAGCTCCCTGCAATCATTGATAAAGGTGAGCAGGATTTAAACTCCCTAATCAATCGATTAAAGAACAAGCAGTCAAAAAACTATATTGAAACAAATCAAATACTAAAAGAGTGGCTTAAAAGTTATTTATTAGCGAAAGCTTTCTTGGAAAAAAGAGACTACGGAATTAAAAAGAAGACTTTATCATACTTCACAGATATGAGTAAGCGTATCAATTCTTTGAACATTGATGAGTCAGAGAAAAATATACTTCTTAAAAATGTTAAGGATTTTCGGAATATCTTCAATCGCTCGATACAAGTAAATCGTGTTTATCTGTCTTTGATTAATGTTGTTATGGCCGGAGAAGCCTTTGAATTTACGCGTCTTGCAGATCGACTCACGAAGCTCAGTCTCACAGAGTTGGAACAAATTAAAGAAGTTAATAGAAAGCAATTTGAAGAATCAAACCATTATCTAAACATCTTTTTTATCGTTTCTATTATTGTCATTATCATTACTCTTCTTTATTTCTCAAAATTTATTGTAAATCGCATATCAGAGATTTCTTATGCCTTTAAAAAGCTGACTGATGGAAAAGTTGAATCGGTTATACCCTACGTTGAATATAGTGATGAAATTGGGCGTCTAGCGAATGCCGCGAACTCTTATAAGTCTTTAAACGAAGAAGTGCTCATTGAAAAAGAGAGAGTTGAGAAACTTGCAAAAAGTAAATCTGAGTTTTTAGCAAATATGTCTCATGAAATTAGAACTCCTATGAATGGAATTTTAGGAATGGTTTCGATTCTCTCTGAAAGTGATTTAAGTGATAAACAAAGAAAGATGCTTGAGACGATTGATTCATGTGGGGAGAGTTTACTAACGATTCTAAATGATATTTTAGATCTCAGTAAGGTGGAGGCGGGAACAATTGAGTTTGAAAGTGAGTTTCACTCTTTAAAAAGTCTCATTTACGATATTCATTTTCTCTTTAATTCTAATGCTAAGAGTAAGGGAATTGAGTATGAATGTCATATTGAAGATGCAAAGAATGCCCCAGATTTAATTAAAACAGATATCACTCGCTTAAAGCAAATTTTGATTAACTTCATAAGTAATGCCGTTAAATTTACCAATGAAGGGAGAGTTGAATTTCTCATTCGTTATAAAGAATTAGATAAATCACTTTATCAATTTGAGTTTGAAGTACGTGATTCAGGGATTGGAATCGAAAAAGATTCGATCTCAAAGCTTTTCGATTCTTTTACTCAGGCAGATTCATCCATTACAAGGAAGTTTGGTGGAACAGGTCTAGGTCTTGCTATTTCTAAAAAGCTTTCTGATCTCATGGGTGGTGAGATTGTTGTTGAAAGTGAAGTGGGCAAAGGGTCTATTTTTAAGCTTCGAATTAATCTAGAGGGAAAAAACGATACAAGCGAAGAGAGTCAAGTTAAAGAAGCTTCTCCTTTAGAACCAAATTCTAAACTCGATATTCTCGTCGTCGAGGATAACGATATTAATATCAAAGTTTTAAAAATGGTTCTTAAAAACTTTAATCAAGACTGTGACATTTCTAAAAATGGACAACTGGCGGTTGAAGCAACAACGAATAAAGAATACGATCTTATCTTCATGGATATGCAAATGCCTGTTATGGATGGAATAAGTGCGACGAAGATCATTCGAACCTTGGATAAAGGTAGATCACCACGAATTTATGCCCTTACGGCAAATGCTTTTGAAGAGGATAGAAAACGCTGCTTTGATGCTGGTATGAATGGGTTTTTAACAAAGCCGATTCGCTCGGAAAAAGTCCTTGAAGTTTTAACAGAAGTTCAAAAAGAAAAAAAAATGGGTGCCTAG
- a CDS encoding ABC transporter substrate-binding protein gives MAIGVAGALSCPNIIAKKTVTLKVMGTHVTLQEEIRKRAMKELGINIEFYPGGSAAVLQKASTNPESFDIYEQWSDSINILWQAGAIQPIEIERLKYWNEINDLTKKGRVSEKAKLGLGDAPNKILYTQKDGTLSSKESKMISFMPYVHNVDSFGYNTNFIAKGKAYETESWAWLLDEKHKGKVGLVNAPTIGIFDAALAAQARGLMKFKDMSNMTIKEIDQLFRILIERKKSGHFSGFWTSVPQSVDFMVKNRVHIESMFSPGVSGARGMGVPVEYAAPKEGYRAWHGVMCLSSKSKGHQKEAAYKYMNWWLSGWAGAFIARQGYYISNAERSRELLAADEWGYWYDGKVATRDLKGTDGKISVTKGSLRNGGSYQERFSNIAIWNTVMDNYDYSLDKWYEFLNS, from the coding sequence ATGGCCATAGGTGTAGCGGGCGCTTTAAGCTGTCCCAATATCATTGCAAAGAAAACCGTTACTTTAAAAGTCATGGGAACACACGTAACTTTGCAGGAAGAAATTAGAAAAAGAGCAATGAAAGAGCTTGGGATTAACATTGAATTTTACCCTGGAGGGAGTGCCGCCGTTTTACAGAAAGCATCAACTAATCCCGAGAGTTTTGATATTTACGAGCAATGGTCTGATTCAATTAATATTCTCTGGCAGGCCGGGGCGATTCAGCCAATAGAAATTGAAAGGCTTAAATATTGGAATGAAATCAATGATCTCACTAAGAAAGGTCGTGTCTCTGAAAAAGCAAAGCTTGGCCTAGGAGATGCTCCAAACAAAATTCTCTATACCCAAAAAGATGGAACTTTAAGTTCAAAAGAAAGTAAAATGATTAGCTTCATGCCTTATGTTCATAACGTTGACTCTTTTGGTTACAATACAAATTTTATCGCTAAAGGAAAGGCCTATGAAACTGAGAGTTGGGCCTGGCTATTAGATGAAAAGCACAAGGGAAAAGTTGGGCTAGTTAACGCTCCCACAATTGGAATCTTCGATGCAGCTCTAGCGGCTCAAGCGAGAGGGCTCATGAAGTTTAAAGATATGAGCAATATGACAATCAAAGAGATCGATCAATTATTTCGAATTCTTATTGAAAGAAAAAAATCTGGTCATTTCTCTGGATTTTGGACTTCTGTTCCTCAATCTGTTGACTTCATGGTTAAAAATCGTGTTCATATTGAATCCATGTTTTCACCTGGTGTTTCTGGTGCGAGAGGGATGGGAGTTCCTGTTGAATATGCAGCACCCAAAGAAGGGTATCGCGCTTGGCATGGAGTTATGTGTCTCTCATCAAAGTCAAAAGGTCATCAAAAAGAAGCTGCTTATAAGTATATGAACTGGTGGCTCTCTGGTTGGGCCGGAGCCTTCATTGCAAGACAAGGTTACTATATTTCAAATGCTGAACGTTCTAGAGAGCTTCTCGCTGCCGATGAATGGGGTTATTGGTATGATGGAAAAGTCGCAACAAGAGATTTAAAGGGAACAGATGGGAAAATTTCTGTGACCAAGGGAAGTCTTCGAAATGGCGGCTCTTATCAAGAACGCTTTAGTAATATCGCTATTTGGAATACGGTAATGGACAATTATGACTACAGCCTTGATAAATGGTATGAGTTTTTAAATTCGTAA
- a CDS encoding RDD family protein has translation MTKIFPSECLFRPLFDYFLRWPISGMMNERQTLTIPKEKVERRSILKRRVYAFTLDLTLIFLVNKALHLSFMSFVDTYFFHFTNQIKSDISFNLLSIQFLTLTLVFNGYFFLSYYLNKGQSPGKIAFNLRVLPNHSTSEELSARECVTRTMSYFICWFVGFWPFALSFIRKDSKGFPDFLSNSHVCSIEELEMLASLEDSGLSATNNDLFPEDPVSIRFSRKVS, from the coding sequence ATGACGAAAATCTTTCCTAGTGAGTGCCTCTTCAGGCCATTATTTGATTATTTCTTGCGATGGCCGATAAGTGGGATGATGAATGAAAGACAAACGCTTACCATTCCAAAAGAAAAAGTAGAAAGAAGATCAATTCTTAAAAGACGTGTCTACGCCTTTACCCTTGATCTCACTCTCATTTTCCTTGTGAATAAGGCGCTTCATTTAAGCTTTATGAGCTTTGTGGATACCTACTTCTTTCATTTTACCAATCAAATTAAGTCCGATATAAGCTTTAATTTACTATCAATTCAGTTCTTGACTCTAACACTCGTTTTTAATGGTTATTTCTTTTTGAGTTACTATCTCAACAAGGGGCAGAGTCCTGGGAAAATAGCTTTCAATCTGCGCGTTCTACCTAACCACTCAACGAGTGAAGAACTTTCGGCGCGAGAATGTGTTACGCGCACAATGAGCTATTTTATTTGCTGGTTTGTAGGCTTTTGGCCATTTGCACTTTCTTTTATTAGAAAAGATTCTAAAGGCTTTCCGGATTTTCTATCAAATAGTCATGTTTGTAGTATTGAAGAGCTAGAAATGCTTGCTTCGCTTGAAGATTCTGGTTTAAGTGCGACAAACAACGATCTCTTTCCAGAAGATCCTGTTTCAATTCGTTTTTCCCGTAAAGTTAGCTAG
- the ablB gene encoding putative beta-lysine N-acetyltransferase produces MSYDQIKVIDGTTCQYGEHNDRVYLMKVNKKRPSDSLKIVSEIADEINAGKIFVKVPKETLNTFDKAGFNIEAKVPNLYEGESDGYFLSKYLDEKRESINSEEVMDVISIAQEKETLKTLPTLSDFELRELHKSDTKKMVGIYKEVFQTYPFPIHEEEFIKSCMNDNVRFFGAFNEQEKLVAVSSSEMDRKQKNVEMTDFATLPEYRGAGLASHLLDEMEKTLIQEEDIKVAYTIARAKSYGMNITFSKSGYQYGGTLRNNTNISGAIESMNVWYKELSGQCV; encoded by the coding sequence ATGTCCTATGATCAAATTAAAGTCATTGATGGTACAACTTGCCAATACGGAGAACACAACGATCGCGTTTATCTCATGAAAGTTAATAAAAAGCGTCCAAGTGATTCACTAAAAATAGTTAGCGAAATTGCTGATGAAATTAATGCCGGAAAGATTTTTGTAAAAGTTCCAAAAGAAACGTTAAATACATTTGATAAAGCGGGATTTAACATCGAAGCAAAAGTGCCCAATCTCTATGAGGGTGAAAGTGATGGCTACTTCCTTTCAAAATATCTTGATGAAAAAAGAGAGAGTATCAATAGTGAAGAGGTGATGGATGTGATTTCGATTGCCCAAGAAAAAGAAACCCTCAAAACTCTTCCTACACTAAGTGACTTTGAGCTTAGAGAACTTCATAAGAGCGATACAAAGAAAATGGTAGGAATTTATAAAGAGGTTTTTCAAACTTATCCTTTTCCCATTCACGAAGAAGAATTCATTAAAAGCTGTATGAATGATAATGTTCGCTTCTTTGGTGCTTTTAATGAACAAGAGAAGCTTGTCGCTGTTAGTTCAAGTGAAATGGATAGAAAGCAAAAGAACGTCGAAATGACTGACTTTGCAACTCTTCCGGAATATAGAGGGGCGGGGCTTGCCAGTCATCTTCTCGATGAGATGGAGAAAACTCTTATTCAAGAGGAGGACATCAAAGTCGCTTATACGATCGCACGCGCCAAGTCCTATGGAATGAATATTACCTTTTCTAAAAGTGGCTATCAATACGGTGGGACACTTAGAAATAATACCAATATCTCTGGGGCCATTGAGAGTATGAATGTTTGGTATAAAGAGCTTTCAGGTCAGTGCGTTTAA
- a CDS encoding SH3 domain-containing protein: MKLFFSLLIFLSLTNLSFSACVAKYKANLRSGPDSSTALLGTLKKYAPLKVISKSESNEWVQVESHNLKGWLYHTLLDESIQCIYVLDKSNISCPGKEEPDAIKIHYKSSFKVVEKSIGCNLVEDKWRRRFWVSTFNIWPKESAMKIVIPNS, translated from the coding sequence ATGAAGTTATTTTTCTCACTGCTAATTTTCCTGTCGCTCACAAACCTTTCTTTTTCTGCTTGTGTTGCCAAATATAAAGCTAATTTACGTTCAGGACCGGACTCTTCGACGGCGCTTTTGGGAACTCTTAAAAAATATGCTCCATTAAAAGTCATTTCAAAATCAGAATCAAACGAATGGGTTCAAGTCGAAAGCCACAATCTCAAAGGCTGGCTCTATCACACTCTTTTAGATGAGAGTATTCAATGCATTTATGTACTCGATAAGAGCAATATCAGTTGCCCTGGTAAGGAAGAACCTGATGCCATCAAGATTCACTACAAATCCTCATTTAAAGTCGTAGAGAAGTCTATTGGCTGTAATCTTGTGGAAGATAAGTGGAGAAGACGCTTTTGGGTCTCAACATTCAATATTTGGCCAAAAGAGAGTGCCATGAAGATTGTTATTCCTAATTCCTAG